In Dolichospermum flos-aquae CCAP 1403/13F, the following proteins share a genomic window:
- a CDS encoding pentapeptide repeat-containing protein: METEELKRRYLAGERYFVSAKLIRAKLINAYLPGINLWGADLSEANLAKAKLWGADLSGTNLAKANLTKANLSGVNLTEANLRGARLHYTKLYGANLHRAYYDESTKFPRNFDPLSHNMHKL, from the coding sequence ATGGAAACTGAGGAACTAAAACGGCGTTATCTTGCAGGAGAAAGATATTTTGTTTCTGCTAAATTAATCAGGGCTAAATTAATTAATGCCTATTTACCCGGAATTAATTTATGGGGAGCAGATTTAAGTGAAGCTAACTTAGCTAAAGCTAAACTCTGGGGTGCAGATTTGAGTGGAACGAATTTAGCAAAGGCAAATTTGACTAAAGCAAATTTATCTGGTGTCAATCTCACTGAAGCAAATCTTCGGGGTGCTAGGCTGCATTATACTAAGTTATATGGAGCGAATTTACATCGTGCATATTATGATGAAAGCACCAAATTTCCTCGAAATTTTGATCCTCTTAGTCACAATATGCACAAGTTGTAA
- a CDS encoding DUF1838 domain-containing protein, translating to MIGQTQLVDVEQWIKTRASLDANESNFLSWTGNIYSFIPGEKRQLLFKIVGMSVSRCIPTEEGSWDFTSRELTYYLNPETKEILHQWENPWTEETVTVMHVANSPVQGQFKNKLPVQIAGEKTNFVFDIFPNYPNPLAENPEFADYCPGGIYQAAELFKISVPTAELENAELNSVTQLSLSWDRIGQWLPWMKMGKHPGYLIYSATGNKVSGLQALHPILQQEINTRVPLYKAAPKSYVEGEDMTSWLYFQKHFSAYLAGEIFPIPAPESV from the coding sequence ATGATAGGACAAACCCAATTAGTAGATGTTGAACAATGGATTAAAACCCGTGCTTCTTTAGATGCTAACGAATCTAATTTTCTGAGTTGGACAGGGAATATTTATAGTTTTATTCCTGGAGAAAAACGACAATTATTATTTAAAATTGTGGGAATGAGTGTAAGTCGTTGTATTCCCACTGAGGAAGGTAGTTGGGATTTTACTTCTAGAGAACTGACTTATTATCTCAACCCAGAAACAAAGGAGATTTTACATCAATGGGAAAACCCTTGGACAGAGGAAACAGTTACAGTTATGCACGTTGCTAATAGTCCCGTTCAAGGTCAATTTAAAAATAAATTACCTGTCCAAATAGCAGGAGAAAAAACTAATTTTGTATTTGATATCTTTCCTAACTATCCGAATCCTTTAGCCGAAAATCCCGAATTTGCTGATTATTGTCCAGGAGGAATTTATCAAGCCGCAGAATTATTTAAAATCTCTGTACCTACAGCAGAATTAGAAAATGCAGAACTAAATTCAGTTACGCAATTAAGCCTGTCTTGGGATAGAATTGGTCAATGGTTACCTTGGATGAAAATGGGTAAACATCCTGGTTATTTAATCTACAGTGCTACAGGTAATAAAGTCAGCGGTTTACAAGCATTACACCCAATTTTACAACAGGAAATAAATACTCGCGTTCCTTTATATAAAGCAGCCCCAAAAAGTTATGTTGAGGGGGAAGATATGACATCTTGGCTTTATTTTCAAAAGCACTTTTCCGCATATTTAGCTGGAGAAATATTCCCCATACCAGCACCAGAATCAGTTTAA
- a CDS encoding VOC family protein yields MNSNNNTTISSIYEVCIGVTDAISAIQYWQQFGYRIGEIGELTATTAYQLYRVNSPLQTIRLYHQNADHGLIRLMIWQNPTSTGLGVSSMKTKGNRWATSLTADILGILNHAEAAKSIGENILYTQTHWEVIYNKDQKIRPFVEPLVGVREMLLLQPFSRQVLFQRFGYDVTNYGQINDHSPLKTSQFTHVGIVVQDDSKEILKFYEQALGLLRVRDDIETTYESSLAGREFFALNPGEKFIVTAFDDPRSSQTDFMAARSGRLYIIRFPENITLESRSVDAQPGSLGMCLYTYKVQEIETYWQLVRESAAKQITEIVNNEFAENSFSFVAPDGYFWNIVESK; encoded by the coding sequence ATGAATTCAAACAATAATACAACAATTAGCAGCATATATGAAGTCTGTATTGGTGTCACAGATGCTATTTCCGCAATTCAATATTGGCAACAATTTGGTTATCGGATTGGAGAAATAGGAGAATTAACCGCAACTACAGCTTATCAACTATATCGGGTAAATTCACCTTTACAGACTATTCGACTTTATCATCAAAATGCAGATCATGGATTAATTCGGTTAATGATTTGGCAAAATCCTACATCTACAGGGTTAGGTGTGAGTTCCATGAAAACAAAAGGTAATCGTTGGGCTACTAGCTTAACTGCTGATATATTAGGGATTTTAAATCATGCGGAAGCAGCAAAATCAATTGGTGAAAACATTCTTTACACTCAAACTCACTGGGAAGTAATTTATAACAAAGATCAAAAAATTCGTCCTTTCGTAGAACCGTTGGTGGGGGTACGAGAAATGCTATTACTTCAACCATTTAGTCGGCAAGTTTTATTTCAACGTTTTGGTTATGATGTGACTAATTATGGACAGATTAATGATCATTCACCTTTAAAAACTAGTCAGTTTACTCATGTAGGTATAGTTGTCCAAGATGATAGTAAGGAAATTCTCAAATTCTATGAACAAGCTTTAGGTTTATTGCGTGTACGTGATGATATAGAAACAACTTATGAATCATCTTTAGCAGGAAGAGAATTTTTTGCACTGAACCCAGGAGAAAAATTTATAGTTACGGCTTTTGATGATCCTCGTTCTTCTCAAACTGATTTTATGGCAGCGCGAAGTGGTAGACTTTATATTATTCGCTTTCCAGAAAATATTACCTTAGAATCACGTTCTGTAGATGCCCAACCAGGAAGTTTAGGAATGTGTCTTTATACTTATAAAGTGCAGGAAATAGAGACGTATTGGCAACTAGTGCGAGAAAGTGCAGCAAAACAAATTACGGAAATTGTAAATAATGAATTTGCAGAAAATAGTTTTTCTTTTGTTGCCCCAGATGGTTATTTTTGGAATATAGTGGAAAGTAAGTAA
- the xseB gene encoding exodeoxyribonuclease VII small subunit, which translates to MVKRNNSVKSMSANGESYEAKIAEIETIITRIEGGELQLADIFAEFATAVKYLQECDSFLQQQQQQVDLLIETLQDDQK; encoded by the coding sequence ATGGTTAAACGGAATAATTCAGTTAAGTCCATGTCCGCAAATGGGGAAAGTTATGAAGCTAAGATAGCAGAAATTGAAACTATTATCACTCGCATTGAAGGAGGTGAATTACAATTAGCGGATATATTTGCAGAATTTGCCACTGCGGTTAAGTATTTACAAGAATGTGATAGTTTTCTACAGCAGCAACAGCAGCAGGTAGATTTGTTAATTGAAACTTTGCAAGATGACCAGAAGTAA
- a CDS encoding amino acid ABC transporter substrate-binding protein: MSKIYKNIAPVIFGLILSGLIPGVAKAETVMEKVARTGVLTAGTSKDALPFAYSNSQGKLTGYSVDMLTLIQQQLEKELGKKITLKLVAVTPAARIPKIINRQVDIVCDASSFTWERDKKVDFSISYGVTGTQILIKKETNLGSPESLINKRVGVLAGTTNEQAIKQIQPQSKLVYFKTRPEAFAALEQGKIDAFASDSILLEGWLQTAKNPDSFAIVPPRPYSREGIACMVPENNSKFLNSVNYSLVKFMQGFVNNNSKYVAIFDRWFGSQGAVYLNQDLRDLAVETMQLMIEFHEPIPQKDL, encoded by the coding sequence ATGTCGAAGATATATAAAAATATTGCCCCTGTGATCTTCGGTTTGATATTATCAGGATTAATACCCGGTGTTGCTAAGGCAGAAACAGTGATGGAAAAAGTAGCCCGAACAGGAGTATTAACTGCTGGTACAAGCAAAGATGCTTTACCATTTGCCTACTCCAACAGTCAAGGAAAATTGACTGGTTATTCTGTGGATATGCTAACTTTAATCCAACAGCAATTAGAGAAAGAATTAGGCAAAAAAATTACACTTAAATTAGTTGCAGTTACCCCAGCAGCAAGGATTCCTAAGATAATTAACCGACAAGTTGATATTGTCTGTGATGCCAGTAGTTTTACTTGGGAACGAGATAAAAAAGTTGATTTTTCTATTAGTTATGGTGTCACAGGGACGCAAATTTTAATTAAAAAGGAAACCAATTTAGGTTCACCAGAATCCCTGATTAATAAGCGTGTGGGTGTGTTAGCTGGAACTACCAATGAACAAGCAATCAAGCAAATACAACCCCAGTCTAAGCTTGTATATTTTAAGACTAGACCGGAAGCATTTGCAGCTTTGGAACAGGGTAAAATTGACGCTTTTGCATCCGATAGCATTCTTTTAGAGGGATGGTTACAAACAGCAAAAAATCCAGATAGTTTTGCCATAGTCCCCCCTCGTCCCTATTCACGAGAAGGAATTGCTTGTATGGTTCCTGAGAATAACTCTAAATTCCTCAATTCAGTGAATTATTCCCTCGTCAAATTTATGCAAGGATTTGTGAACAATAACTCCAAATATGTGGCGATTTTTGACCGTTGGTTTGGTTCTCAAGGTGCTGTATATCTCAATCAAGATTTACGTGATTTAGCCGTAGAAACCATGCAATTAATGATCGAGTTTCATGAACCGATTCCTCAGAAAGATTTGTAA